The following coding sequences are from one Triticum dicoccoides isolate Atlit2015 ecotype Zavitan chromosome 4A, WEW_v2.0, whole genome shotgun sequence window:
- the LOC119287430 gene encoding pirin-like protein, whose product MSSSSTPVPFENPRKVVKKVLSLSQSEGDGATVRRSIGGCELRSLDPFLLLDEFSVSKPAGFPDHPHRGFETVTYMLDGAFTHQDFSGRKGTIRTGDVQWMTAGRGIVHSEMPAADGVQKGLQLWINLASKDKMIEPRYQELESKDISQAEKDGVAVRIIAGEAFGVRSPVYTQTPTMYMDFTMQPGSQLHQPIPEGWNAFVYIIEGEGVFGKEGAAPASAHHCLVLSAGDGLSVWNRSGAPLRFALAAGQPLNEPVVQQGPFVMNSRAQIQQAMEDYYYGRNGFEKASQWSSA is encoded by the exons ATGTCTTCCTCTTCCACGCCCGTCCCGTTCGAGAATCCGAGGAAGGTAGTGAAGAAGGTGCTGTCCTTGTCCCAGTCCGAGGGGGACGgcgccaccgtccgccggagcatcgGCGG TTGCGAGCTCCGGAGCCTGGACCCGTTCCTCCTGCTGGACGAGTTCTCCGTCTCCAAGCCCGCCGGCTTCCCCGACCACCCCCACCGGGGCTTCGAGACCGTCACCTACATGCTAGAC GGGGCCTTCACCCACCAGGACTTCTCTGGCCGCAAGGGCACCATCAGGACAGGAGATGTCCAG TGGATGACGGCAGGGCGCGGCATCGTGCACTCGGAGATGCCGGCAGCCGACGGCGTGCAGAAGGGCCTGCAGCTCTGGATCAACCTCGCCTCCAAAGACAAGAT GATTGAGCCAAGGTACCAGGAGCTCGAGAGCAAGGACATCAGCCAGGCCGAGAAAGACGGCGTGGCGGTGCGGATCATTGCGGGGGAAGCCTTCGGGGTGCGGTCGCCGGTCTACACACAGACGCCCACCATGTACATGGACTTCACAATGCAACCAGGGTCGCAGCTCCACCAGCCGATCCCCGAGGGCTGGAACGCCTTCGTGTACATCATTGAGGGGGAGGGCGTGTTCGGCAAGGAGGGTGCAGCTCCGGCGAGCGCGCACCACTGCCTCGTCCTCAGCGCAGGGGACGGGCTCAGCGTGTGGAACCGGTCCGGCGCGCCGCTGCGGTTTGCACTAGCAGCGGGACAGCCGCTCAATGAGCCGGTGGTGCAGCAGGGGCCCTTCGTCATGAACTCACGTGCCCAAATCCAGCAGGCCATGGAGGACTACTACTACGGCCGCAACGGCTTCGAGAAGGCCAGCCAGTGGAGCTCCGCCTGA